The proteins below are encoded in one region of Megalops cyprinoides isolate fMegCyp1 chromosome 14, fMegCyp1.pri, whole genome shotgun sequence:
- the satb2 gene encoding DNA-binding protein SATB2 isoform X3 — MERGSESPRRRDSPERRGGSPDLSGPPPGKMGRLELNGSPTGPRIRHNGAPLRPLGGLMIPVFCVVEQVEGGGVGGPVTDGEGREEHAEFVLVRKDILFTQLVETALLALGYSHSSAAQAQGIIKVGRWNPLPIQYLTDAPEATVADMLLDVYHMVTLRIQLQSFAKLEDLPSEQWNHATVRNALKELLKEMNQSTLAKECPLSQSMISSIVNSSYYANVSTSKCQEFGRWYKKYKKIKGDYLEKMWPGRENSEIKVERDSLADYCVLGQRPPPHLASLAQLGSLGSGGALVKGASGEPQNPSQQQQQSQQQQQQPQQPSPHGQLHHSPPLRAQVPPPAALQPLLAPGGLLSPQLSPQLVRQQLAMAHLINQQLAVSRLLAHQHPQALNQQFLNHPPIPRPAKASDPGANPSAVEVSPDIYQQVRDELKRASVSQAVFARVAFNRTQGLLSEILRKEEDPRSASQSLLVNLKAMQNFLNLPEAERDRIYQEERERSMNPPVGLPPTTTSNPGGPRLTQPKPPGPAPELPLKLESLVNITSAIYDEIQQEMKRAKVSQALFAKVAANKSQGWLCELLRWKESPSPENRTLWENLCTIRRFLTLPQADRDLVYEEESRHHHSERLHTVLHLPTDPQQALHRQPPQPLKDHSPMREDPLPVSMPGPGSEESQQAGGSSAKRPRSRTKISLEALGILQSFIQDVGLYPDQEAIHTLSAQLDLPKHTIVKFFQNQRYHVKHHGRLREPGEGEGGGVDVAEYRDEELLSGSEDAESGEDGHEEIYGAESGAGSAAAAAAATGPQEEGKDKGHLLTPAARPSSLPPSNTSPGPRDGSEHQR, encoded by the exons GCGGGAGGAGCACGCGGAGTTTGTTTTGGTGCGCAAGGACATCCTCTTCACCCAGCTGGTGGAGACGGCGCTGCTGGCCCTGGGGTATTCCCACAGTTCTGCCGCTCAGGCACAGG GAATCATCAAAGTGGGCCGTTGGAACCCCCTGCCTATCCAGTACCTGACAGATGCCCCAGAGGCCACTGTGGCTGACATGCTGCTGGACGTCTACCACATGGTCACTCTCCGCATACAGCTGCAGAG CTTTGCCAAGCTGGAGGACCTGCCGTCGGAGCAGTGGAACCACGCGACGGTGCGCAACGccctgaaggagctgctgaaggagatGAACCAGAGCACACTGGCCAAGGAGTGCCCCCTCTCCCAG AGTATGATCTCCTCCATTGTCAACAGCTCCTACTACGCCAACGTCTCCACTTCCAAGTGCCAGGAGTTCGGCCGTTGGTACAAGAAGTACAAGAAGATAAAAG GGGATTACCTGGAGAAGATGTGGCCTGGACGGGAGAACTCTGAAATCAAAG TGGAAAGGGACAGCCTGGCCGATTACTGCGTCCTGGGACAGCGGCCTCCCCCTCACCTGGCGAGCCTGGCCCAGCTGGGCTCCCTGGGGAGCGGCGGCGCCCTGGTGAAGGGGGCGTCGGGGGAGCCCCAGAACCcgtcacagcagcagcagcagtcccagcagcagcagcagcagccccagcagccGTCGCCCCACGGCCAGCTCCACCACAGCCCCCCGCTGCGCGCCCAGGTGCCCCCGCCGGCCGCCCTGCAGCCGCTGCTCGCCCCCGGCGGCCTGCTGTCCCCGCAGCTCAGCCCACAGCTGGTGCGGCAGCAGCTGGCCATGGCCCACCTCATCAACCAGCAGCTGGCCGTCAGCCGCCTGCTGGCCCACCAGCACCCGCAGGCCCTCAACCAGCAGTTCCTCAACCACCCGCCCATCCCCCGCCCGGCCAAGGCCAGCGACCCCGGGGCCAACCCCTCCGCCGTGGAGGTCTCGCCCGACATCTATCAGCAGGTCCGCGACGAGCTCAAGAGGGCCAGCGTGTCGCAGGCCGTCTTCGCCCGGGTGGCCTTCAATCGCACACAG GGCTTGCTCTCTGAGATCTTGCGGAAGGAGGAGGACCCCCGCTCAGCCTCCCAGTCCCTGCTGGTCAACCTCAAGGCCATGCAGAACTTCCTCAACCTCCCTGAGGCCGAGCGTGACCGAATTTACCAGGAGGAGCGCGAGCGGAGCATGAACCCCCCTGTGGgcctgccccccaccaccacctctaaCCCCGGGGGCCCCCGCCTCACACAG CCGAAGCCCCCTGGCCCTGCCCCTGAGCTGCCCCTTAAATTGGAGTCCCTGGTCAACATCACCTCAGCCATCTATGACGAGATCCAGCAGGAGATGAAGAGGGCCAAGGTTTCCCAGGCTCTCTTCGCGAAGGTGGCTGCCAACAAGAGTCAG GGCTGGCTGTGTGAGCTGCTGCGCTGGAAGGAGAGCCCGAGCCCCGAGAACCGCACGCTGTGGGAGAACCTGTGCACCATCCGCCGCTTCCTCACCCTGCCGCAGGCCGACCGCGACCTGGTGTACGAGGAGGAGTCCCGGCACCACCACAGCGAGAGGCTGCACACCGTGCTGCACCTGCCCACTGACCCGCAG CAGGCACTGCACAGacagcccccccagcccctgaagGACCACTCTCCTATGCGTGAGGACCCCTTGCCCGTCTCCATGCCTGGCCCGGGCAGTGAAGAGAGCCAGCAGGCAGGGGGCAGCTCAGCCAAGAGGCCCCGCTCGCGCACCAAGATCTCCCTGGAGGCGCTGGGCATTCTGCAGAGCTTTATCCAGGACGTGGGCCTGTACCCAGACCAGGAGGCCATCCACACGCTGTCGGCCCAGCTGGACCTGCCCAAGCACACCATCGTCAAGTTCTTCCAGAACCAGCGCTACCACGTCAAGCACCACGGCCGGCTGCGGGAGCCGGGCGAGGGAGAGGGCGGAGGCGTGGACGTGGCCGAGTACCGTGACGAGGAGCTGCTCTCGGGCTCCGAGGACGCCGAGTCCGGCGAGGATGGCCACGAGGAGATCTACGGGGCGGAGTCGGGCGCGGGCAgtgctgccgccgccgccgccgccaccggGCCCCAAGAGGAGGGAAAGGACAAGGGCCACCTGCTGACCCCGGCTGCCCGCCCCAGCTCCTTGCCCCCCTCCAACACCTCCCCCGGCCCCCGGGATGGCAGCGAGCACCAGAGATAA
- the satb2 gene encoding DNA-binding protein SATB2 isoform X4: MERGSESPRRRDSPERRGGSPDLSGPPPGKMGRLELNGSPTGPRIRHNGAPLRPLGGLMIPVFCVVEQVEGGGVGGPVTDGEGREEHAEFVLVRKDILFTQLVETALLALGYSHSSAAQAQGIIKVGRWNPLPIQYLTDAPEATVADMLLDVYHMVTLRIQLQSFAKLEDLPSEQWNHATVRNALKELLKEMNQSTLAKECPLSQSMISSIVNSSYYANVSTSKCQEFGRWYKKYKKIKGDYLEKMWPGRENSEIKVERDSLADYCVLGQRPPPHLASLAQLGSLGSGGALVKGASGEPQNPSQQQQQSQQQQQQPQQPSPHGQLHHSPPLRAQVPPPAALQPLLAPGGLLSPQLSPQLVRQQLAMAHLINQQLAVSRLLAHQHPQALNQQFLNHPPIPRPAKASDPGANPSAVEVSPDIYQQVRDELKRASVSQAVFARVAFNRTQGLLSEILRKEEDPRSASQSLLVNLKAMQNFLNLPEAERDRIYQEERERSMNPPVGLPPTTTSNPGGPRLTQPKPPGPAPELPLKLESLVNITSAIYDEIQQEMKRAKVSQALFAKVAANKSQGWLCELLRWKESPSPENRTLWENLCTIRRFLTLPQADRDLVYEEESRHHHSERLHTVLHLPTDPQALHRQPPQPLKDHSPMREDPLPVSMPGPGSEESQQAGGSSAKRPRSRTKISLEALGILQSFIQDVGLYPDQEAIHTLSAQLDLPKHTIVKFFQNQRYHVKHHGRLREPGEGEGGGVDVAEYRDEELLSGSEDAESGEDGHEEIYGAESGAGSAAAAAAATGPQEEGKDKGHLLTPAARPSSLPPSNTSPGPRDGSEHQR, encoded by the exons GCGGGAGGAGCACGCGGAGTTTGTTTTGGTGCGCAAGGACATCCTCTTCACCCAGCTGGTGGAGACGGCGCTGCTGGCCCTGGGGTATTCCCACAGTTCTGCCGCTCAGGCACAGG GAATCATCAAAGTGGGCCGTTGGAACCCCCTGCCTATCCAGTACCTGACAGATGCCCCAGAGGCCACTGTGGCTGACATGCTGCTGGACGTCTACCACATGGTCACTCTCCGCATACAGCTGCAGAG CTTTGCCAAGCTGGAGGACCTGCCGTCGGAGCAGTGGAACCACGCGACGGTGCGCAACGccctgaaggagctgctgaaggagatGAACCAGAGCACACTGGCCAAGGAGTGCCCCCTCTCCCAG AGTATGATCTCCTCCATTGTCAACAGCTCCTACTACGCCAACGTCTCCACTTCCAAGTGCCAGGAGTTCGGCCGTTGGTACAAGAAGTACAAGAAGATAAAAG GGGATTACCTGGAGAAGATGTGGCCTGGACGGGAGAACTCTGAAATCAAAG TGGAAAGGGACAGCCTGGCCGATTACTGCGTCCTGGGACAGCGGCCTCCCCCTCACCTGGCGAGCCTGGCCCAGCTGGGCTCCCTGGGGAGCGGCGGCGCCCTGGTGAAGGGGGCGTCGGGGGAGCCCCAGAACCcgtcacagcagcagcagcagtcccagcagcagcagcagcagccccagcagccGTCGCCCCACGGCCAGCTCCACCACAGCCCCCCGCTGCGCGCCCAGGTGCCCCCGCCGGCCGCCCTGCAGCCGCTGCTCGCCCCCGGCGGCCTGCTGTCCCCGCAGCTCAGCCCACAGCTGGTGCGGCAGCAGCTGGCCATGGCCCACCTCATCAACCAGCAGCTGGCCGTCAGCCGCCTGCTGGCCCACCAGCACCCGCAGGCCCTCAACCAGCAGTTCCTCAACCACCCGCCCATCCCCCGCCCGGCCAAGGCCAGCGACCCCGGGGCCAACCCCTCCGCCGTGGAGGTCTCGCCCGACATCTATCAGCAGGTCCGCGACGAGCTCAAGAGGGCCAGCGTGTCGCAGGCCGTCTTCGCCCGGGTGGCCTTCAATCGCACACAG GGCTTGCTCTCTGAGATCTTGCGGAAGGAGGAGGACCCCCGCTCAGCCTCCCAGTCCCTGCTGGTCAACCTCAAGGCCATGCAGAACTTCCTCAACCTCCCTGAGGCCGAGCGTGACCGAATTTACCAGGAGGAGCGCGAGCGGAGCATGAACCCCCCTGTGGgcctgccccccaccaccacctctaaCCCCGGGGGCCCCCGCCTCACACAG CCGAAGCCCCCTGGCCCTGCCCCTGAGCTGCCCCTTAAATTGGAGTCCCTGGTCAACATCACCTCAGCCATCTATGACGAGATCCAGCAGGAGATGAAGAGGGCCAAGGTTTCCCAGGCTCTCTTCGCGAAGGTGGCTGCCAACAAGAGTCAG GGCTGGCTGTGTGAGCTGCTGCGCTGGAAGGAGAGCCCGAGCCCCGAGAACCGCACGCTGTGGGAGAACCTGTGCACCATCCGCCGCTTCCTCACCCTGCCGCAGGCCGACCGCGACCTGGTGTACGAGGAGGAGTCCCGGCACCACCACAGCGAGAGGCTGCACACCGTGCTGCACCTGCCCACTGACCCGCAG GCACTGCACAGacagcccccccagcccctgaagGACCACTCTCCTATGCGTGAGGACCCCTTGCCCGTCTCCATGCCTGGCCCGGGCAGTGAAGAGAGCCAGCAGGCAGGGGGCAGCTCAGCCAAGAGGCCCCGCTCGCGCACCAAGATCTCCCTGGAGGCGCTGGGCATTCTGCAGAGCTTTATCCAGGACGTGGGCCTGTACCCAGACCAGGAGGCCATCCACACGCTGTCGGCCCAGCTGGACCTGCCCAAGCACACCATCGTCAAGTTCTTCCAGAACCAGCGCTACCACGTCAAGCACCACGGCCGGCTGCGGGAGCCGGGCGAGGGAGAGGGCGGAGGCGTGGACGTGGCCGAGTACCGTGACGAGGAGCTGCTCTCGGGCTCCGAGGACGCCGAGTCCGGCGAGGATGGCCACGAGGAGATCTACGGGGCGGAGTCGGGCGCGGGCAgtgctgccgccgccgccgccgccaccggGCCCCAAGAGGAGGGAAAGGACAAGGGCCACCTGCTGACCCCGGCTGCCCGCCCCAGCTCCTTGCCCCCCTCCAACACCTCCCCCGGCCCCCGGGATGGCAGCGAGCACCAGAGATAA
- the satb2 gene encoding DNA-binding protein SATB2 isoform X2 — protein MERGSESPRRRDSPERRGGSPDLSGPPPGKMGRLELNGSPTGPRIRHNGAPLRPLGGLMIPVFCVVEQVEGGGVGGPVTDGEGREEHAEFVLVRKDILFTQLVETALLALGYSHSSAAQAQGIIKVGRWNPLPIQYLTDAPEATVADMLLDVYHMVTLRIQLQSFAKLEDLPSEQWNHATVRNALKELLKEMNQSTLAKECPLSQSMISSIVNSSYYANVSTSKCQEFGRWYKKYKKIKGDYLEKMWPGRENSEIKVERDSLADYCVLGQRPPPHLASLAQLGSLGSGGALVKGASGEPQNPSQQQQQSQQQQQQPQQPSPHGQLHHSPPLRAQVPPPAALQPLLAPGGLLSPQLSPQLVRQQLAMAHLINQQLAVSRLLAHQHPQALNQQFLNHPPIPRPAKASDPGANPSAVEVSPDIYQQVRDELKRASVSQAVFARVAFNRTQGLLSEILRKEEDPRSASQSLLVNLKAMQNFLNLPEAERDRIYQEERERSMNPPVGLPPTTTSNPGGPRLTQMVWERNLDEKLTPEAWASIRKNKPKISNSPKPPGPAPELPLKLESLVNITSAIYDEIQQEMKRAKVSQALFAKVAANKSQGWLCELLRWKESPSPENRTLWENLCTIRRFLTLPQADRDLVYEEESRHHHSERLHTVLHLPTDPQALHRQPPQPLKDHSPMREDPLPVSMPGPGSEESQQAGGSSAKRPRSRTKISLEALGILQSFIQDVGLYPDQEAIHTLSAQLDLPKHTIVKFFQNQRYHVKHHGRLREPGEGEGGGVDVAEYRDEELLSGSEDAESGEDGHEEIYGAESGAGSAAAAAAATGPQEEGKDKGHLLTPAARPSSLPPSNTSPGPRDGSEHQR, from the exons GCGGGAGGAGCACGCGGAGTTTGTTTTGGTGCGCAAGGACATCCTCTTCACCCAGCTGGTGGAGACGGCGCTGCTGGCCCTGGGGTATTCCCACAGTTCTGCCGCTCAGGCACAGG GAATCATCAAAGTGGGCCGTTGGAACCCCCTGCCTATCCAGTACCTGACAGATGCCCCAGAGGCCACTGTGGCTGACATGCTGCTGGACGTCTACCACATGGTCACTCTCCGCATACAGCTGCAGAG CTTTGCCAAGCTGGAGGACCTGCCGTCGGAGCAGTGGAACCACGCGACGGTGCGCAACGccctgaaggagctgctgaaggagatGAACCAGAGCACACTGGCCAAGGAGTGCCCCCTCTCCCAG AGTATGATCTCCTCCATTGTCAACAGCTCCTACTACGCCAACGTCTCCACTTCCAAGTGCCAGGAGTTCGGCCGTTGGTACAAGAAGTACAAGAAGATAAAAG GGGATTACCTGGAGAAGATGTGGCCTGGACGGGAGAACTCTGAAATCAAAG TGGAAAGGGACAGCCTGGCCGATTACTGCGTCCTGGGACAGCGGCCTCCCCCTCACCTGGCGAGCCTGGCCCAGCTGGGCTCCCTGGGGAGCGGCGGCGCCCTGGTGAAGGGGGCGTCGGGGGAGCCCCAGAACCcgtcacagcagcagcagcagtcccagcagcagcagcagcagccccagcagccGTCGCCCCACGGCCAGCTCCACCACAGCCCCCCGCTGCGCGCCCAGGTGCCCCCGCCGGCCGCCCTGCAGCCGCTGCTCGCCCCCGGCGGCCTGCTGTCCCCGCAGCTCAGCCCACAGCTGGTGCGGCAGCAGCTGGCCATGGCCCACCTCATCAACCAGCAGCTGGCCGTCAGCCGCCTGCTGGCCCACCAGCACCCGCAGGCCCTCAACCAGCAGTTCCTCAACCACCCGCCCATCCCCCGCCCGGCCAAGGCCAGCGACCCCGGGGCCAACCCCTCCGCCGTGGAGGTCTCGCCCGACATCTATCAGCAGGTCCGCGACGAGCTCAAGAGGGCCAGCGTGTCGCAGGCCGTCTTCGCCCGGGTGGCCTTCAATCGCACACAG GGCTTGCTCTCTGAGATCTTGCGGAAGGAGGAGGACCCCCGCTCAGCCTCCCAGTCCCTGCTGGTCAACCTCAAGGCCATGCAGAACTTCCTCAACCTCCCTGAGGCCGAGCGTGACCGAATTTACCAGGAGGAGCGCGAGCGGAGCATGAACCCCCCTGTGGgcctgccccccaccaccacctctaaCCCCGGGGGCCCCCGCCTCACACAG ATGGTGTGGGAGAGAAACCTCGATGAAAAGTTAACCCCTGAAGCATGGGCGTCTATTCGGAAAAATAAGCCCAAAATCTCAAACTCG CCGAAGCCCCCTGGCCCTGCCCCTGAGCTGCCCCTTAAATTGGAGTCCCTGGTCAACATCACCTCAGCCATCTATGACGAGATCCAGCAGGAGATGAAGAGGGCCAAGGTTTCCCAGGCTCTCTTCGCGAAGGTGGCTGCCAACAAGAGTCAG GGCTGGCTGTGTGAGCTGCTGCGCTGGAAGGAGAGCCCGAGCCCCGAGAACCGCACGCTGTGGGAGAACCTGTGCACCATCCGCCGCTTCCTCACCCTGCCGCAGGCCGACCGCGACCTGGTGTACGAGGAGGAGTCCCGGCACCACCACAGCGAGAGGCTGCACACCGTGCTGCACCTGCCCACTGACCCGCAG GCACTGCACAGacagcccccccagcccctgaagGACCACTCTCCTATGCGTGAGGACCCCTTGCCCGTCTCCATGCCTGGCCCGGGCAGTGAAGAGAGCCAGCAGGCAGGGGGCAGCTCAGCCAAGAGGCCCCGCTCGCGCACCAAGATCTCCCTGGAGGCGCTGGGCATTCTGCAGAGCTTTATCCAGGACGTGGGCCTGTACCCAGACCAGGAGGCCATCCACACGCTGTCGGCCCAGCTGGACCTGCCCAAGCACACCATCGTCAAGTTCTTCCAGAACCAGCGCTACCACGTCAAGCACCACGGCCGGCTGCGGGAGCCGGGCGAGGGAGAGGGCGGAGGCGTGGACGTGGCCGAGTACCGTGACGAGGAGCTGCTCTCGGGCTCCGAGGACGCCGAGTCCGGCGAGGATGGCCACGAGGAGATCTACGGGGCGGAGTCGGGCGCGGGCAgtgctgccgccgccgccgccgccaccggGCCCCAAGAGGAGGGAAAGGACAAGGGCCACCTGCTGACCCCGGCTGCCCGCCCCAGCTCCTTGCCCCCCTCCAACACCTCCCCCGGCCCCCGGGATGGCAGCGAGCACCAGAGATAA
- the satb2 gene encoding DNA-binding protein SATB2 isoform X1, with translation MERGSESPRRRDSPERRGGSPDLSGPPPGKMGRLELNGSPTGPRIRHNGAPLRPLGGLMIPVFCVVEQVEGGGVGGPVTDGEGREEHAEFVLVRKDILFTQLVETALLALGYSHSSAAQAQGIIKVGRWNPLPIQYLTDAPEATVADMLLDVYHMVTLRIQLQSFAKLEDLPSEQWNHATVRNALKELLKEMNQSTLAKECPLSQSMISSIVNSSYYANVSTSKCQEFGRWYKKYKKIKGDYLEKMWPGRENSEIKVERDSLADYCVLGQRPPPHLASLAQLGSLGSGGALVKGASGEPQNPSQQQQQSQQQQQQPQQPSPHGQLHHSPPLRAQVPPPAALQPLLAPGGLLSPQLSPQLVRQQLAMAHLINQQLAVSRLLAHQHPQALNQQFLNHPPIPRPAKASDPGANPSAVEVSPDIYQQVRDELKRASVSQAVFARVAFNRTQGLLSEILRKEEDPRSASQSLLVNLKAMQNFLNLPEAERDRIYQEERERSMNPPVGLPPTTTSNPGGPRLTQMVWERNLDEKLTPEAWASIRKNKPKISNSPKPPGPAPELPLKLESLVNITSAIYDEIQQEMKRAKVSQALFAKVAANKSQGWLCELLRWKESPSPENRTLWENLCTIRRFLTLPQADRDLVYEEESRHHHSERLHTVLHLPTDPQQALHRQPPQPLKDHSPMREDPLPVSMPGPGSEESQQAGGSSAKRPRSRTKISLEALGILQSFIQDVGLYPDQEAIHTLSAQLDLPKHTIVKFFQNQRYHVKHHGRLREPGEGEGGGVDVAEYRDEELLSGSEDAESGEDGHEEIYGAESGAGSAAAAAAATGPQEEGKDKGHLLTPAARPSSLPPSNTSPGPRDGSEHQR, from the exons GCGGGAGGAGCACGCGGAGTTTGTTTTGGTGCGCAAGGACATCCTCTTCACCCAGCTGGTGGAGACGGCGCTGCTGGCCCTGGGGTATTCCCACAGTTCTGCCGCTCAGGCACAGG GAATCATCAAAGTGGGCCGTTGGAACCCCCTGCCTATCCAGTACCTGACAGATGCCCCAGAGGCCACTGTGGCTGACATGCTGCTGGACGTCTACCACATGGTCACTCTCCGCATACAGCTGCAGAG CTTTGCCAAGCTGGAGGACCTGCCGTCGGAGCAGTGGAACCACGCGACGGTGCGCAACGccctgaaggagctgctgaaggagatGAACCAGAGCACACTGGCCAAGGAGTGCCCCCTCTCCCAG AGTATGATCTCCTCCATTGTCAACAGCTCCTACTACGCCAACGTCTCCACTTCCAAGTGCCAGGAGTTCGGCCGTTGGTACAAGAAGTACAAGAAGATAAAAG GGGATTACCTGGAGAAGATGTGGCCTGGACGGGAGAACTCTGAAATCAAAG TGGAAAGGGACAGCCTGGCCGATTACTGCGTCCTGGGACAGCGGCCTCCCCCTCACCTGGCGAGCCTGGCCCAGCTGGGCTCCCTGGGGAGCGGCGGCGCCCTGGTGAAGGGGGCGTCGGGGGAGCCCCAGAACCcgtcacagcagcagcagcagtcccagcagcagcagcagcagccccagcagccGTCGCCCCACGGCCAGCTCCACCACAGCCCCCCGCTGCGCGCCCAGGTGCCCCCGCCGGCCGCCCTGCAGCCGCTGCTCGCCCCCGGCGGCCTGCTGTCCCCGCAGCTCAGCCCACAGCTGGTGCGGCAGCAGCTGGCCATGGCCCACCTCATCAACCAGCAGCTGGCCGTCAGCCGCCTGCTGGCCCACCAGCACCCGCAGGCCCTCAACCAGCAGTTCCTCAACCACCCGCCCATCCCCCGCCCGGCCAAGGCCAGCGACCCCGGGGCCAACCCCTCCGCCGTGGAGGTCTCGCCCGACATCTATCAGCAGGTCCGCGACGAGCTCAAGAGGGCCAGCGTGTCGCAGGCCGTCTTCGCCCGGGTGGCCTTCAATCGCACACAG GGCTTGCTCTCTGAGATCTTGCGGAAGGAGGAGGACCCCCGCTCAGCCTCCCAGTCCCTGCTGGTCAACCTCAAGGCCATGCAGAACTTCCTCAACCTCCCTGAGGCCGAGCGTGACCGAATTTACCAGGAGGAGCGCGAGCGGAGCATGAACCCCCCTGTGGgcctgccccccaccaccacctctaaCCCCGGGGGCCCCCGCCTCACACAG ATGGTGTGGGAGAGAAACCTCGATGAAAAGTTAACCCCTGAAGCATGGGCGTCTATTCGGAAAAATAAGCCCAAAATCTCAAACTCG CCGAAGCCCCCTGGCCCTGCCCCTGAGCTGCCCCTTAAATTGGAGTCCCTGGTCAACATCACCTCAGCCATCTATGACGAGATCCAGCAGGAGATGAAGAGGGCCAAGGTTTCCCAGGCTCTCTTCGCGAAGGTGGCTGCCAACAAGAGTCAG GGCTGGCTGTGTGAGCTGCTGCGCTGGAAGGAGAGCCCGAGCCCCGAGAACCGCACGCTGTGGGAGAACCTGTGCACCATCCGCCGCTTCCTCACCCTGCCGCAGGCCGACCGCGACCTGGTGTACGAGGAGGAGTCCCGGCACCACCACAGCGAGAGGCTGCACACCGTGCTGCACCTGCCCACTGACCCGCAG CAGGCACTGCACAGacagcccccccagcccctgaagGACCACTCTCCTATGCGTGAGGACCCCTTGCCCGTCTCCATGCCTGGCCCGGGCAGTGAAGAGAGCCAGCAGGCAGGGGGCAGCTCAGCCAAGAGGCCCCGCTCGCGCACCAAGATCTCCCTGGAGGCGCTGGGCATTCTGCAGAGCTTTATCCAGGACGTGGGCCTGTACCCAGACCAGGAGGCCATCCACACGCTGTCGGCCCAGCTGGACCTGCCCAAGCACACCATCGTCAAGTTCTTCCAGAACCAGCGCTACCACGTCAAGCACCACGGCCGGCTGCGGGAGCCGGGCGAGGGAGAGGGCGGAGGCGTGGACGTGGCCGAGTACCGTGACGAGGAGCTGCTCTCGGGCTCCGAGGACGCCGAGTCCGGCGAGGATGGCCACGAGGAGATCTACGGGGCGGAGTCGGGCGCGGGCAgtgctgccgccgccgccgccgccaccggGCCCCAAGAGGAGGGAAAGGACAAGGGCCACCTGCTGACCCCGGCTGCCCGCCCCAGCTCCTTGCCCCCCTCCAACACCTCCCCCGGCCCCCGGGATGGCAGCGAGCACCAGAGATAA